One region of Carassius carassius chromosome 41, fCarCar2.1, whole genome shotgun sequence genomic DNA includes:
- the LOC132122831 gene encoding alpha-2-macroglobulin-like protein 1, translating to MLLSLLPPLLLLLQRSITSGATDPIYLVTVASQVVGGKTETLCAQIHEPKEPLSIVVTLRIDDHNLTILQQASIKKDFYKCVPFKVPVVTVESVASVDVGIQGAKTSLYKTTKILINPPKNLFFIQSDKPIYKPGQTIKFRIVSLNSNFLPRNQLFPIVELRDPFSNRIGQWLNQTTKIGILDLSHSMSPEASQGFYRITAWDDKNQELSHGFEMKEYVLPKYEVNIDFPYIITIQDKEVTLKVCAKYTYGKPVLGSVNAEVCRQSYGYYWRRPFPETVNLCKKYSMMTDKTGCGSQLVNMTEFGLTSGGSLQVNCNVEESGTGITMQGSTSAQFTSDYIYVNFEDTPDTYRPGMVFKGKFVVTNSRSKPMKNESVIVYAYYDDKIINVTLMTDINGTAIFSFNTLDWSEKPVQLQVYHKGAAEQTDFEAFRYYPSGYHYIRPFHSKSKSFLMLMKAPEKLSCNSDATVTASYIIKGSALKTGQKTLDFFYIVLSRGSMAQNGRLSVNVNTGTDNKGELTFSLKSTAALTPYAQVVVYTVLPSGEAVADSMNFPIEGCLPNKVSLKFSSPTALPGERTSLDLKASPGSLCSVRAIDQSVLLLRPEAELDVASVLQMLPVQVLSGYPYNIEEWELNRCRNPWEIIPLAEPARRKRSIYYPYYDNKNDVYNIFRGVGIKISTNCDVKAPVVCRYYDTIFRESAVDDGLRVGLVGPETGFGSKVLNPAQKIRKFFPETWIWDLIPVGKSGSVDVTKIVPDTITKWAAGAFCTSPVGFGVAPKTDLTAFKPFFVSLTLPYSLIREETFTLKASVFNYLPKCIMVKVTLADSPQFTAQPCRGCTYTQCVCSEESKTFQWIITPSALGKVNITVRAEAVQSRELCGNEVVTFPDKGRIDTVMQSVLVEAEGTKQSVTQNELICLTDRPQETSVSLTLPKVFVKDSAKSFVTVLGDLMGRALRNIGDLLAMPYGCGEQNMLRFAPNIYILQYLESTGQLTPQIKDRAITFLESGYQRELTYRHNDGSYSAFGNNDPSGNTWLTAFVMKSFGGARKYIFIDQNNIDQAKEWLGLQQQENGCFASVGRLFHTDMMGGVSNEVTLTAYITAALLELGVQRTDPMVVRSLTCLRESSRDITNTYVTALLSYTYTLAGDEQMRQNLLSNLDNQARREGVGRYWTLANNAQKTGSLEVETSAYVLLALLSGPTLPGFGLNYSAGIVQWLSKQQNAYGGFSSTQDTVVALQALAKYSAAIYNPEGSTTVTVTSSSGQKNQFTVNQNNRLLYQEKQLLEATGTYKLRAEGKGCVFVQFAMHYNIPPPPDSLAFKINANTGVCNNTRSQAFPLTTTVRYNGTRMETNMVIINVRFLSGFKPDETSLQALREDPTIKRVDLDEDRVIFYLDSLKKNQMKSISLQLMQEVQVQNLKPAVVIVYDYYKISELSVIDYTSPCA from the exons ATGCTGCTGTCGCTACTGccgccgctgctgctgctgctgcaacgGTCGATCACAAGTGGAGCCACCGATCC CATATACCTGGTGACAGTCGCTTCCCAGGTGGTGGGTGGCAAGACAGAGACTCTGTGTGCACAGATCCACGAGCCCAAAGAACCGCTTTCTATAGTGGTAACTTTGAGGATTGATGATCACAATCTGACAATTCTACAACAGGCCTCAATTAAAAAGGATTTCTACAAATGTGTCCCTTTTAAG GTCCCTGTAGTCACTGTAGAGTCTGTGGCATCCGTCGATGTTGGAATCCAAGGGGCCAAAACATCCCTGTACAAAACAACTAAGATCCTCATAAATCCCcccaaaaatctttttttcatcCAGTCAGACAAGCCTATCTACAAGCCTGGTCAAACAA TTAAATTTCGCATTGTGTCTCTGAATTCCAATTTCTTGCCTCGCAATCAAttg TTTCCAATTGTAGAACTCCGG GACCCTTTTTCAAATCGCATTGGTCAGTGGTTGAATCAGACCACAAAGATTGGCATTTTGGATCTGTCCCACTCCATGTCTCCAGAAGCTTCCCAGGGTTTCTACAGGATAACTGCTTGGGATGACAAGAACCAAGAATTATCACATGGCTTTGAAATGAAAGAATATG TTCTGCCAAAATATGAAGTGAACATCGATTTTCCATACATTATAACCATCCAGGACAAAGAGGTCACTCTAAAAGTTTGTGCaaa ATACACTTATGGCAAGCCTGTTCTGGGGTCTGTGAATGCTGAAGTGTGTAGACAGAGTTATGGTTACTATTGGCGGAGACCTTTCCCTGAAACGGTTAACTTATGCAAGAAATATTCAATGATG ACTGATAAGACTGGCTGTGGGTCTCAGTTGGTAAATATGACAGAATTTGGCTTGACTTCAGGAGGGTCTTTGCAAGTGAATTGTAATGTGGAAGAGTCTGGAACAG GGATTACTATGCAGGGTTCTACCTCAGCACAGTTTACCAGTGATTATATATATGTTAACTTTGAGGACACACCAGATACATACAGGCCTGGCATGGTCTTTAAGGGAAAG TTTGTGGTCACTAATTCCCGGtcaaaaccaatgaaaaatgagtcAGTGATTGTATATGCATATTATGATGATAAAATTAtcaatgtgacactgatgacagaCATCAATGGTACTGCCATCTTCTCCTTCAACACTTTGGATTGGTCAGAAAAACCTGTGCAATTACAG gtctatCATAAGGGAGCTGCAGAACAGACTGATTTTGAGGCTTTTAGATATTATCCATCAGGCTATCACTACATAAGACCGTTTCACTCCAAAAGCAAAAGTTTCCTGATGTTGATGAAGGCTCCAGAGAAGCTCAGCTGTAACAGTGATGCAACAGTGACGGCCAGTTACATCATCAAGGGCAGTGCCCTCAAAACAGGCCAGAAAACCTTGGATTTCTTCTACATT GTCCTGTCCAGAGGCAGCATGGCTCAAAATGGTCGTTTGTCTGTGAATGTGAACACTGGGACAG ACAATAAAGGAGAACTGACGTTCTCACTGAAGAGCACGGCTGCTCTGACTCCATACGCTCAGGTGGTGGTTTACACAGTTCTTCCCAGTGGAGAAGCTGTAGCAGACAGTATGAACTTCCCCATTGAAGGATGTTTGCCAAACAAG GTGTCCTTAAAGTTCTCATCTCCCACTGCACTACCTGGAGAGAGGACATCTCTTGACCTGAAAGCCAGCCCTGGCTCCTTGTGCTCCGTGCGGGCCATTGATCAGAGTGTGCTGCTGCTGAGACCAGAGGCCGAGCTGGATGTAGCCTCT GTTCTTCAAATGTTACCAGTCCAGGTTTTGTCAGGTTACCCATACAACATTGAGGAATGGGAGCTTAACCGCTGCCGAAATCCCTGGGAGATAATCCCTTTAGCTGAACCTGCGAGGCGCAAGCGCTCCATCTATTACCCTTACTACGACAACAAAAATGATGTCTACAACATCTTTAGA GGAGTTGGAATCAAAATCAGTACTAACTGTGATGTGAAAGCACCTGTTGTTTGTCGTTATTATGATACAATCTTCAGGGAAT CTGCTGTGGATGATGGTTTGCGCGTAGGATTGGTCGGGCCAGAGACAGGGTTTGGCTCAAAAGTTTTAAACCCTGCTCAGAAGATTCGCAAATTCTTTCCAGAAACCTGGATATGGGACCTTATACCTGTGGG GAAATCAGGATCTGTGGATGTCACAAAGATTGTCCCCGACACCATCACTAAATGGGCAGCAGGAGCTTTCTGCACATCCCCTGTCGGGTTTGGAGTGGCCCCTAAGACTGATCTCACTGCTTTCAAGCCCTTCTTTGTGAGCCTCACCCTCCCCTACTCTCTTATCCGTGAGGAGACGTTCACTCTCAAAGCCTCTGTATTCAACTACCTCCCCAAATGTATCATG GTGAAGGTCACGCTGGCAGACTCACCGCAGTTTACAGCTCAGCCGTGTAGAGGCTGCACATACACTCAGTGTGTTTGCTCTGAAGAGAGCAAAACCTTCCAGTGGATTATTACACCGTCTGCACTGG gaAAGGTGAACATTACAGTGCGCGCTGAGGCGGTGCAGAGCCGAGAACTGTGTGGCAATGAAGTGGTGACTTTCCCGGACAAAGGCAGAATTGATACTGTGATGCAGAGTGTTCTGGTGGAG GCAGAGGGAACTAAGCAGTCAGTCACTCAGAATGAACTCATCTGCTTAACAG ACCGTCCACAGGAAACATCAGTCTCTCTCACTCTACCCAAAGTGTTTGTCAAGGATTCTGCCAAAAGCTTCGTCACTGTTCTGG GTGATCTGATGGGTCGTGCTCTGAGGAACATCGGTGATCTGTTGGCAATGCCTTACGGCTGTGGAGAGCAAAACATGCTACGTTTTGCGCCCAATATCTACATTCTTCAATACCTGGAGAGCACCGGCCAACTCACTCCTCAGATTAAAGACCGAGCCATAACCTTCCTGGAGAGCG GCTATCAGAGAGAGCTGACATACAGGCATAATGACGGATCTTACAGTGCTTTTGGGAACAATGATCCTTCTGGAAACACCTG GCTAACTGCGTTTGTGATGAAGAGTTTTGGTGGGGCAAGGAAGTATATATTTATAGATCAGAATAACATCGATCAGGCAAAGGAATGGCTGGGGCTACAGCAACAAGAGAATGGCTGCTTCGCTTCTGTTGGGAGACTCTTCCACACTGATATGATG GGTGGCGTCAGCAATGAAGTCACTCTCACTGCATACATCACTGCTGCACTGCTGGAGTTAGGCGTCCAGAGAACT GATCCCATGGTGGTGAGAAGCCTTACATGTCTGAGGGAATCTTCCAGAGACATTACCAACACTTACGTGACCGCCTTGCTGTCCTACACATACACTCTTGCTGGAGATGAACAGATGAGACAGAACCTCCTCTCCAACCTGGACAACCAGGCACGGAGAGAAG GTGTCGGACGATATTGGACTTTGGCTAATAATGCGCAAAAGACGGGCTCTCTGGAGGTAGAGACGAGTGCTTACGTGTTGCTGGCGCTGCTCTCGGGACCCACATTGCCTGGATTTGGACTGAACTACTCTGCTGGCATAGTGCAATGGCTAAGCAAGCAGCAGAACGCGTATGGAGGCTTCTCCTCTACACAG GATACTGTAGTAGCACTCCAGGCCCTCGCTAAGTACAGTGCTGCCATCTACAATCCAGAAGGGTCCACTACTGTAACCGTGACCTCCTCCTCCGGCCAGAAGAACCAGTTCACCGTGAACCAGAACAACCGGCTGCTTTACCAGGAGAAACAGCTGCTGGAAGCTACTGGCACATACAAGCTGAGGGCAGAAGGCAAaggctgtgtgtttgtgcag TTTGCCATGCACTACAATATCCCACCTCCTCCAGATTCTTTGGCCTTCAAAATCAATGCAAATACTGGGGTTTGCAACAACACAAGGAGCCAAGCTTTTCCACTAACCACTACTGTAAG GTATAACGGCACACGAATGGAGACCAACATGGTGATCATTAACGTCAGGTTCCTGTCTGGGTTTAAGCCGGATGAGACGTCTCTGCAAGCT CTGAGGGAAGACCCCACCATCAAACGTGTGGATCTGGATGAGGATCGTGTCATTTTCTATTTGGATAgt
- the LOC132122832 gene encoding uncharacterized protein LOC132122832, giving the protein MTKTFDAYPNSTSTESSPGSSIPPSPLEHDAQMPSDLEVMTTLLKEELAQLEDYYLYESAPMKLEKWQKCDKSLQAMATQSYYQLPCASHNVNQSETNPRLLSLATGELDLRGFCGGSMNRPKMSRPGPYSYIRTHCNSQRISANGCKDVEVFEKEMWTFKGTHSGYAELAFDQCSVDKSYGKSHASTKKVRECAILLKEEEKSCFTEDVFYRAEMMRSYDLGGSLESHHRREGHSHGMKMLSHDGIAMPTLQSTESESCPPYKQSEVAECYFHQITANLEPYHGFMNEIDQPVRTGAVDIQNNDYLHHDCLGDQSFECLSGDSVGSSLELPVQKPVQRSWESQCVFKPDVKVGSLERNHGERKQKKRDQNKSAAHRYRQRKRAEQDCLEEELHGLEGRNRELRDKAESVEREIQYVKDLLIEVYKARSQRLKVDSSA; this is encoded by the exons ATGACAAAAACTTTTGACGCTTACCCAAACTCAACTTCCACGGAATCCTCTCCTGGTTCCTCTATCCCACCTTCACCTCTGGAGCATGATGCCCAAATGCCCTCCGACTTGGAGGTTATGACCACTCTTCTTAAAGAAGAACTGGCTCAACTGGAGGATTATTACCTGTATGAATCGGCACCTATGAAATTGGAGAAATGGCAAAAATGTGACAAAAGCTTACAAGCTATGGCTACACAGTCATACTATCAGTTACCCTGTGCTTCACACAATGTAAACCAATCTGAAACAAATCCCAGGCTGCTTTCCCTGGCAACTGGAGAGCTCGACCTGCGAGGCTTCTGTGGGGGCTCCATGAATCGACCGAAAATGTCTCGACCCGGCCCCTACAGCTACATTCGGACACACTGCAATAGCCAAAGAATATCAGCGAATGGATGTAAAGACGTTGAGGTGTTTGAGAAGGAAATGTGGACTTTCAAAGGGACTCATTCAGGTTACGCAGAGCTGGCTTTTGACCAGTGCTCTGTTGACAAATCCTACGGAAAGAGCCACGCGAGCACAAAGAAGGTTCGAGAATGTGCCATACTGTtgaaggaagaagaaaaaagttgctTCACGGAAGATGTGTTTTACCGGGCGGAGATGATGAGAAGTTACGATCTCGGTGGGTCCCTGGAATCCCACCACAGGCGAGAGGGCCATAGCCACGGGATGAAGATGCTCAGCCACGACGGGATTGCGATGCCCACTTTGCAGAGCACCGAGAGCGAGAGCTGTCCACCGTATAAACAGTCCGAAGTAGCCGAGTGCTACTTTCATCAGATCACTGCCAATTTAGAGCCATATCACGGCTTCATGAATGAAATCGATCAGCCAGTCAGAACTGGGGCTGTTGATATCCAGAATAATGACTACTTGCACCACGATTGCCTTGGGGATCAAAGCTTTGAATGTCTGTCCGGAGACAGTGTTGGGTCCTCTTTAGAGTTGCCTGTCCAGAAACCAGTACAAAGGTCATGGGAAAGTCAGTGTGTTTTTAAACCAGATGTTAAAGTAGGTTCCTTAGAGAGAAACCATGGAGAACGCAAGCAGAAGAAGAGGGATCAGAACAAGTCCGCAGCCCACAG GTACCGTCAGCGTAAGAGGGCGGAGCAGGACTGTTTGGAGGAGGAGCTTCATGGTTTGGAAGGGCGGAACAGAGAACTTCGGGACAAAGCAGAATCTGTAGAGAGAGAGATTCAGTATGTGAAAGATCTCCTGATTGAAGTCTACAAGGCTCGCAGTCAGCGCTTAAAAGTGGATTCCAGTGCCTAA